The DNA segment ACTGAAAGAGGCCCAACGCGCATCATCCACTAACCCCAGTTCACGACCTTTTGCGGTTAAACGCAGATCGGCGTTGTCTTCACGCAGTAATAGGCGGTATTCGGCGCGGCTGGTAAACATGCGGTAGGGTTCTTTAGTCCCTAAGGTTGATAAATCGTCAACCAATACACCTATGTAGGCTTCATCACGGCGAGGACACCAAGCTTCTTTGCCCTGAACCTGCAATGCAGCATTCATACCCGCGAGTAAACCTTGGGCACCAGCTTCTTCATAACCCGTGGTACCGTTGATTTGGCCCGCGAAGAACAAACCATTGATGGTTTTGGTTTCTAACGAGTTTTTAAGATCCCTTGGATCGAAGTAATCGTATTCAATCGCATAACCTGGGCGAACAATCTCAGCATTTTCCATCCCTTGGATCGAACGAACCAGATTTAACTGCACATCGAAAGGCAAGCTGGTGGAAATACCGTTAGGGTAGATCTCGTTGGTGTTTAAGCCTTCGGGTTCGATAAAGATCTGGTGTGATGATTTATCTGAAAAACGATGGATCTTATCTTCGATAGAAGGGCAGTAACGTGGACCAATCCCTTCGATCACGCCTGAATACATAGGGCTGCGATCTAAGCCACCACGAATAATATCGTGTGTCTTTTCATTGGTATGGGTGATCCAACAAGAAATTTGTTTCGGGTGATGGCTCACATCGCCCATAAACGACATTACAGGTAATGGCGTGTCGCCTTTCTGCTCTGTCATTTGGCTAAAATCGATGGTGTTGGCATCGATACGCGGTGGCGTACCGGTTTTTAAACGGCCAACACGGATTGGCAACTCGCGTAAACGGTGGGCGAGTGCGATTGATGGTGGATCGCCAGCACGACCGCCACTGTAGTTTTCTAAACCAATGTGAATCTTACCACTGAGGAAAGTACCCGCGGTTAAGACCACTGCTGGTGCTTCGAAGGCTAAGCCCATTTGGGTCACTACGCCGACTACGCGATCGTTCTCAACAACCAGATCATCAACGGCTTGTTGGAAAATACGTAAGTTGGCTTGGTTTTGCAGAATATTTTGGATCTTCTGACGATATAAAGCGCGATCAGCCTGAGCACGAGTCGCTCTTACTGCTGGACCTTTGCTCGAGTTTAGGGTTCTAAATTGGATCCCTGCATAGTCGGTTGCGATCGCCATTGCACCGCCTAAGGCATCGATTTCTTTTACCAGATGACCTTTGCCAATACCGCCGATCGCAGGGTTACATGACATTTGGCCTAAAGTATCAAGATTATGCGTCAGCAATAATGTCTTAGAGCCCATTCTTGCTGCAGCCAATGCGGCTTCAGTTCCGGCATGACCACCACCTACAACAATAACATCAAACCGTTCATGAAAATGCATGACCCTACCTTTAGTAACTTAAGAGACCCAACGTGAGCCGATCATTTTAGCATTTGCTTTGAATGAGGTGAATGATCATTTTTAGAAAATGGATCCATAGGATCGGGACTAATAGATCTTAAGATCTTTATATAGATCTTCTTATTATGTTTACTATTAGGATCGCACTTTCCTGTGGGTAAGCTCATTTTCTTATTTATATCAAATAGTAACGAGCTTTTATTCTTGTGATCTAGCCGAGATCTACTGCCAGAAAAGGTGGGGATAGATCGGCTATTTATCCACAAGGGGGATCTTTAAGCAGATCAGGTTGTGAATAGCACAGAGGTTGATCAGATCTAAATAATAGTTTATCCACAAAAATATACATTAAAGTAGTTTTTTGTGGATAAATAAGATCTAAACTGTGGGTGGTTTGGTATGTTTTCCAAGAGAAGATCTTAAATTTGATCTTGCCATTGTGCCAACCACGCTAAAGCTGGGTCTTCTGGCACTGGATCCTGTTGAACATCGATCTGGATCTTATCCACAATAACTTTTGCACCGCTATATTCCAGCGCTTCAACTAACTTTTCAGGGCCTTGGCAAAAGGTGTCATAACTCGAATCGCCAATCGCGCACAAGGCGAACTGAACTTGGGTCAGATCCGGTGTGTTTAGCAGCAGTTCTTTACAAAATGGTTGTAAATTGTCGGGCAGATCGCCGGCACCATGGGTCGACGAAACGATGATCCAAAGGGGATATGATTGCAATTCATCCAAAGTTGGGCTCAAAAAGGTATCGACTTCATGGCCTAATGGAGTGAGCTGGGCCTGCATTTCATCCGCTATATATTCACTGCTGCCGAGGGTGGTTCCGACTAATATCGCGATCTTGGTCATTGTTACTGCTCTCTGTGGTCGTTAATTTCTATCATTTTTGGGGCTTACATCTACTTACAGTGTTTTGCTATATAAATTTACTCACTATTGATTTGCAGTCTGCTAGTATCCTTGGCTGCAATCCTAGTTTTATACATAGGCCGTAAGGTTTTTATAACAATTATAATAGGATAACTGATGACTACTCCTGCTGATGCGCCAAAGTGGCCACGCCAAATACCCTATATTATTGCCAGTGAAGCGTGTGAGCGTTTCAGTTTTTATGGCATGCGCAACATTCTAACACCATTCTTGATGACGGCACTTTTGCTCTCTATTCCCGAAGATCTTCGTGGAGCTGTGGCCAAGGATGTGTTCCACTCGTTCGTGATTGGGGTGTATTTTTTCCCCTTACTCGGTGGTTGGATTGCAGATAGATTCTTTGGTAAGTACAACACTATTCTGTGGTTAAGCTTACTTTACTGTGTGGGCCATGCGTTCTTGGCTATTTTTGAGCACAGTGTGCAAGGCTTTTACACCGGCTTATTTTTAATTGCCTTAGGTTCGGGCGGGATTAAGCCTTTAGTTTCTTCGTTTATGGGCGATCAGTTTGATCAGAGCAACAAGTCTTTGGCGCAAAAAGCCTTCGATATGTTCTATTTTACGATCAACTTTGGTTCCTTCTTCGCATCCTTATCTATGCCATTGTTACTCAAAAACTTTGGCGCGGCAGTGGCTTTCGGGATCCCTGGTGTGTTGATGTTTATCGCCACGGTATTTTTCTGGTTAGGCCGCAAACGTTATGTGCATATGCCGCCAGAGCCTAAGGATCCCCATGGATTTTTACCCGTGATCCGTAGCGCTTTGCTCACTAAGGTCGAAGGCAAGGCCAATATAGGTTTAGTGTTAGCCTTAATTGGTGGTGTTTCAGCCGCTTATGCGCTGGTGAATATTCAGACGCTCGGGATTGTGGCCGGTTTGTGTAGCGCTATGGTGCTGCTGATGGGATTTGTTGGCCTTGGGGCGTCATTA comes from the Shewanella mangrovisoli genome and includes:
- the mnmG gene encoding tRNA uridine-5-carboxymethylaminomethyl(34) synthesis enzyme MnmG: MHFHERFDVIVVGGGHAGTEAALAAARMGSKTLLLTHNLDTLGQMSCNPAIGGIGKGHLVKEIDALGGAMAIATDYAGIQFRTLNSSKGPAVRATRAQADRALYRQKIQNILQNQANLRIFQQAVDDLVVENDRVVGVVTQMGLAFEAPAVVLTAGTFLSGKIHIGLENYSGGRAGDPPSIALAHRLRELPIRVGRLKTGTPPRIDANTIDFSQMTEQKGDTPLPVMSFMGDVSHHPKQISCWITHTNEKTHDIIRGGLDRSPMYSGVIEGIGPRYCPSIEDKIHRFSDKSSHQIFIEPEGLNTNEIYPNGISTSLPFDVQLNLVRSIQGMENAEIVRPGYAIEYDYFDPRDLKNSLETKTINGLFFAGQINGTTGYEEAGAQGLLAGMNAALQVQGKEAWCPRRDEAYIGVLVDDLSTLGTKEPYRMFTSRAEYRLLLREDNADLRLTAKGRELGLVDDARWASFSEKMESIELELQRLRSQWIHPNSPLVPVLNPHLNTPISREASFEELLRRPEMDYSKLMQIEGFGPGLADPLAAEQVQIQVKYSGYIQRQQEEINKAVRNENTGLPLNLDYKEVPGLSNEVIAKLNSHKPETIGQASRISGITPAAISILLVHLKKRGLLRKSA
- the mioC gene encoding FMN-binding protein MioC, translating into MTKIAILVGTTLGSSEYIADEMQAQLTPLGHEVDTFLSPTLDELQSYPLWIIVSSTHGAGDLPDNLQPFCKELLLNTPDLTQVQFALCAIGDSSYDTFCQGPEKLVEALEYSGAKVIVDKIQIDVQQDPVPEDPALAWLAQWQDQI
- a CDS encoding POT family MFS transporter, producing the protein MTTPADAPKWPRQIPYIIASEACERFSFYGMRNILTPFLMTALLLSIPEDLRGAVAKDVFHSFVIGVYFFPLLGGWIADRFFGKYNTILWLSLLYCVGHAFLAIFEHSVQGFYTGLFLIALGSGGIKPLVSSFMGDQFDQSNKSLAQKAFDMFYFTINFGSFFASLSMPLLLKNFGAAVAFGIPGVLMFIATVFFWLGRKRYVHMPPEPKDPHGFLPVIRSALLTKVEGKANIGLVLALIGGVSAAYALVNIQTLGIVAGLCSAMVLLMGFVGLGASLQLERARGIHPDVAVDGVRSVLRILVLFALVTPFWSLFDQKASTWILQANDMVKPSWFEPAMMQALNPLLVMLLIPFNNFVLYPAIERMGVKLTALRKMGAGIAITGLSWIVVGTIQLMMDGGSALSIFWQILPYALLTFGEVLVSATGLEFAYSQAPKAMKGTIMSFWTLSVTVGNLWVLLANVSVKSPAVTEQIVQTGMSVTAFQMFFFAGFAILAAVIFALYARSYQMQDHYRQV